A window of Trichoderma atroviride chromosome 3, complete sequence contains these coding sequences:
- a CDS encoding uncharacterized protein (EggNog:ENOG41), protein MSASVLTRAAAKTVARRPVSFVTQIRSMGRAFEHAPYERIPVTAKPAAPDYVKEVTFVLGKIVTYVPAFGLLLGWPALAKWAVDGHV, encoded by the exons ATGTCCGCCTCCGTCCTCACTCGTGCTGCAGCCAAGACCGTTGCTCGCAGACCTGTCTCATTCGTCACGCAAATCCGAAGCATGGGCCGCGCTTTTGAGCACGCCCCTTACGAGCGGATTCCAGTCACCGCGAAGCCTGCAGCTCCTGATTATGTCAAGGAGGTTACCTTTGTCTTGGGCAAGATTGTCAC CTATGTTCCTGCCTTTGGCCTGTTGCTTGGCTGGCCTGCTCTCGCCAAGTGGGCTGTTGACGGACACGTCTAA
- a CDS encoding uncharacterized protein (EggNog:ENOG41) → MASPKSPEKSPRGGSSTKSPPAPISPDAAQPSAAGEVPTTEIPFEEHDNGDGDSGVEDDEDDNASSTASLTDSIYDYRNIHGRTYQNSKTTQYWGPNDERQNDGLDISHHFITMVLGDRLFEAPLSRPPTRVLDVGTGTGIWAIDMSDAYPSAEIIGTDISPIQPMWVPPNCMFHIEDAQLEWTYAPESFDYIHIRGLYGSISDWGALYQQAFRATMPGGWVENFEYNIMVLSDVPEIRDDPKHIFKRWANVFFEASERMGKTLRVGEGGQMRKLMREAGYVDVVEKNYAVPIGAWSSDPTMKQIGAYSLAFLDESLEGFALFLLKEIMGWDYIEIQLLVSEFRKALHNHRIRPYYICTNVFSRKP, encoded by the exons ATGGCCAGTCCAAAGTCCCCCGAGAAAAGCCCACGAGGCGGCTCCTCCACCaaatcaccaccagcgccgATATCTCCTGATGCCGCGCAGCCGTCAGCAGCGGGCGAGGTGCCCACGACAGAGATACCATTT GAGGAGcatgacaatggcgatggcgactCTGGCgtggaagatgacgaggatgacaa CGCCTCATCAACCGCCTCTCTGACCGACAGCATATACGACTACCGCAACATCCACGGGCGCACGTACCAAAACTCCAAGACGACGCAGTACTGGGGCCCCAACGACGAGCGCCAGAACGACGGCCTCGACATCTCGCACCACTTCATCACCATGGTGCTCGGCGACAGGCTCTTCGAGGCGCCCCTCTCCAGGCCGCCGACCAGAGTCCTCGACGTCGGCACCGGCACCGGCATCTGGGCCATCGACATGTCCGACGCCTACCCGTCCGCCGAGATCATCGGCACCGACATCAGCCCCATCCAGCCCATGTGGGTGCCGCCCAACTGCATGTTCCACATCGAAGACGCACAGCTCGAGTGGACGTATGCGCCCGAGTCCTTTGACTACATCCACATCCGCGGCCTCTacggcagcatcagcgacTGGGGCGCGCTCTACCAGCAGGCCTTCCGCGCCACCATGCCGGGCGGCTGGGTCGAGAACTTTGAGTACAACATCATGGTGCTGAGCGACGTGCCCGAGATCCGCGACGACCCAAAGCACATCTTCAAGCGCTGGGCAAACGTCTTCTTCGAGGCCTCGGAGCGCATGGGCAAGACGCTGCGCGTCGGCGAGGGCGGCCAGATGCGCAAGCTGATGCGCGAGGCCGGCTACGTCGACGTTGTCGAGAAGAACTATGCCGTTCCCATTGGCGCATGGAGCAGCGATCCCACTATGAAGCAGATTGGAGCGTATAGCCTTGCCTTTTTGGACGAGAGCCTGGAAGGCTTTGCGCTGTTTCTGCTCAAGGAGATTATGGGCTGGGACTATATCGAGATCCAGCTCCTAGTCTCGGAGTTTCGCAAGGCTTTGCACAACCACAGGATCAGACCGTACTACATATG TACAAATGTCTTTTCACGAAAGCCATAG
- a CDS encoding uncharacterized protein (EggNog:ENOG41~TransMembrane:1 (o32-55i)), producing MPFTSSDVAKIIVAILLPPVGVFLERGCGADFLINILLTILGYIPGIIHALYIILKY from the exons ATGCCTTTCACATCCAG CGACGTCGCCAAGATCATTGTTGCCATCCTCCTGCCGCCCGTAGGAGTCTTCCTCGAGAGAGGCTGCGGTGCCGACTTCTTGATCAACATCCTGCTCACAATCTTGG GTTACATTCCCGGAATCATCCACGCTCTGTACATCATATTGAAGTACTAG
- a CDS encoding uncharacterized protein (TransMembrane:2 (o65-85i106-126o)) translates to MSSALAKDASAQAADSKPKAAIAAVPTFNNALSKGASFGRVAVLLGLLAAQFNELVAQPALTLQSAVPVVAVVQVAYVVLCLPAAGSQQAKAAKKPRPGEKKKPEAAGSSSLVTALLALVLTTISTPRYPRPLHPLRRAAPRPRSGNVPLRRSLRPPWSLPHHLRSRSG, encoded by the exons ATGTCGTCAGCACTGGCAAAGGACGCCTCGGCCCAGGCCGCCGACAGCAAGCCGAaagctgccattgccgccgtcCCGACGTTCAACAATGCCCTGTCCAAGGGCGCCTCTTTCGGCCGAGTAGCTGTCctgctggggctgctggcAGCTCAGTTCAACGAGCTGGTGGCCCAGCCGGCCCTGACGCTGCAGTCCGCCGTGCCTGTCGTGGCGGTCGTCCAGGTGGCATATGTGGTGCTGTGCCTGCCGGCGGCGGGTTCCCAGCAGGCAaaggcggccaagaagccCCGTcctggcgagaagaagaagcccgaggCGGCCGGATCGAGCTCCCTGGTG ACTGCTCTCCTCGCCTTGGTCCTCACCACGATTTCAACCCCCCGTTATCCacgccctcttcatcctcttcggcGCGCCGCTCCTAGACCACGTTCTGGAAACGTTCCTCTGCGCCGCTCACTTCGCCCTCCTTGGAGTCTTCCCCATCATCTACGCTCGCGGAGTGGATAA
- a CDS encoding uncharacterized protein (EggNog:ENOG41~TransMembrane:1 (o12-32i)), which produces MEDSIDQRLRDFLNLVKSRYISTTAKIVPMDLARKVQFFTLDVISAVGTGKTFGMLQRDADVEDFLQSSEEGLRIGNFAAALGFSWITQAPFIGRFIAPSAEDGKGFGRLMAACFRHVDERLQNPTDKKSDMLASFIRHGVIGDDLRSEALEQIVAGSDTTASGIRCVLLHVITNPRVYAKLQEEIDGAVRDGKAPQDGFITHTEAKQLPYLQATIREAMRVWPPVANIFSRDVPPEGDTVNIDGKDVFLPGGAYIGYSALAMHRSTEIYGDDAKAFRPERWFEDDKDKLATMLRTNELIFGYGKWQCLGKDVARMELEKVVFELLRNFDIALINPTKPWAAMNNLGLFTISDMWVQVMERGS; this is translated from the exons ATGGAAGATTCCATTGACCAGCGTCTTCGGGATTTCCTCAACCTGGTAAAATCCAGGTACATTTCCACAACTGCCAAGATTGTGCCCATGGATTTAGCACGAAAAGTCCAATTCTTCACCCTGGACGTCATCAGCGCCGTGGGAACGGGCAAGACATTCGGCATGCTGCAAAGAGATGCCGACGTGGAGGATTTCCTCCAGTCAAGCGAGGAAGGACTCCGTATAGGCAACTTTGCGGCTGCTCTAGGCTTCAGCTGGATCACGCAGGCCCCTTTCATCGGCCGGTTCATAGCTCCGTCGGCAGAGGACGGCAAGGGCTTCGGCAGGCTGATGGCCGCGTGCTTCCGCCACGTTGACGAGCGGCTCCAGAACCCCACAGACAAGAAATCCGACATGCTGGCATCGTTTATCCGTCACGGCGTAATAGGCGACGACCTGCGCTCCGAGGCTCTCGAGCAGATCGTTGCCGGTTCCGACACCACTGCAAGCGGGATTCGATGTGTTTTGCTTCACGTCATAACAAATCCTCGGGTATACGCCAAGTTACAGGAAGAAATCGATGGAGCCGTTCGAGATGGCAAAGCGCCCCAAGACGGCTTTATTACTCACACCGAGGCAAAACAGCTCCCATACCTGCAAGCCACCATCCGTGAAGCGATGCGAGTCTGGCCCCCCGTCGCAAACATCTTCTCGCGAGACGTGCCACCCGAAGGAGACACCGTCAATATCGACGGCAAGGACGTGTTCTTACCCGGAGGCGCTTATATCGGGTATTCTGCGCTCGCAATGCACCGCAGCACTGAGATTTATGGCGACGACGCCAAGGCCTTTCGTCCAGAACGCTGGTTCGAAGATGACAAGGACAAGCTTGCCACCATGCTTCGTACAAACGAGTTGATTTTTGGCTATGGAAAATGGCAGTGCTTGGGCAAGGATGTCGCTCGGATGGAGCTTGAAAAGGTTGTATTCGAG CTCCTTCGTAACTTTGACATTGCCCTGATTAACCCGACGAAGCCGTGGGCGGCAATGAATAACCTTGGATTGTTTACCATCTCAGATATGTGGGTGCAGGTAATGGAGAGAGGGAGTTGA
- a CDS encoding uncharacterized protein (EggNog:ENOG41), producing MMDRFAGIPGYLVLFAGSLLAYFIAGRVIAWARLRSFRGPFLTNFTNWPHRKALLQQRCHEFYGEVCEKYGPIARVAPNILVTSSPDVWTHVNNSPGYKRSEWYYSACRIEYRRDNVFSQSDNAKHDYRRKQLAPGYSGRENLDMEDSIDQRLRDFLNLVKSRYISTTAKIVPMDLARKVQFFTLDVISAVGTGKTFGMLQRDADVEDFLQSSEEGLRIGNFAAALGFSWITQAPFIGRFIAPSAEDGKGFGRLMAACFRHVDERLQNPTDKKSDMLASFIRHGVIGDDLRSEALEQIVAGSDTTASGIRCVLLHVITNPRVYAKLQEEIDGAVRDGKAPQDGFITHTEAKQLPYLQATIREAMRVWPPVANIFSRDVPPEGDTVNIDGKDVFLPGGAYIGYSALAMHRSTEIYGDDAKAFRPERWFEDDKDKLATMLRTNELIFGYGKWQCLGKDVARMELEKVVFEVGLVW from the exons ATGATGGACAGATTTGCCGGAATTCCAGGATACCTCGTCCTGTTCGCTGGCAGCCTCCTCGCATACTTCATCGCAGGGAGAGTCATTGCGTGGGCGAGACTGAGGTCCTTTCGCGGGCCCTTTTTGACCAATTTCACCAATTGGCCCCATAGAAAGGCTTTGCTTCAACAGAGATGCCATGAGTTTTATGGCGAGGTCTGTGAGAAATATG GCCCAATAGCAAGGGTTGCACCAAATATCTTGGTCACCTCGTCCCCGGACGTGTGGACACATGTAAACAACTCGCCTGGATATAAGCGTTCTGAATGGTACTATTCAGCTTGCCGCATCGAATACCGACGCGACAACGTCTTTTCGCAGTCCGACAACGCAAAGCATGATTATCGAAGAAAGCAACTGGCTCCGGGT TACTCGGGAAGAGAGAATCTCGACATGGAAGATTCCATTGACCAGCGTCTTCGGGATTTCCTCAACCTGGTAAAATCCAGGTACATTTCCACAACTGCCAAGATTGTGCCCATGGATTTAGCACGAAAAGTCCAATTCTTCACCCTGGACGTCATCAGCGCCGTGGGAACGGGCAAGACATTCGGCATGCTGCAAAGAGATGCCGACGTGGAGGATTTCCTCCAGTCAAGCGAGGAAGGACTCCGTATAGGCAACTTTGCGGCTGCTCTAGGCTTCAGCTGGATCACGCAGGCCCCTTTCATCGGCCGGTTCATAGCTCCGTCGGCAGAGGACGGCAAGGGCTTCGGCAGGCTGATGGCCGCGTGCTTCCGCCACGTTGACGAGCGGCTCCAGAACCCCACAGACAAGAAATCCGACATGCTGGCATCGTTTATCCGTCACGGCGTAATAGGCGACGACCTGCGCTCCGAGGCTCTCGAGCAGATCGTTGCCGGTTCCGACACCACTGCAAGCGGGATTCGATGTGTTTTGCTTCACGTCATAACAAATCCTCGGGTATACGCCAAGTTACAGGAAGAAATCGATGGAGCCGTTCGAGATGGCAAAGCGCCCCAAGACGGCTTTATTACTCACACCGAGGCAAAACAGCTCCCATACCTGCAAGCCACCATCCGTGAAGCGATGCGAGTCTGGCCCCCCGTCGCAAACATCTTCTCGCGAGACGTGCCACCCGAAGGAGACACCGTCAATATCGACGGCAAGGACGTGTTCTTACCCGGAGGCGCTTATATCGGGTATTCTGCGCTCGCAATGCACCGCAGCACTGAGATTTATGGCGACGACGCCAAGGCCTTTCGTCCAGAACGCTGGTTCGAAGATGACAAGGACAAGCTTGCCACCATGCTTCGTACAAACGAGTTGATTTTTGGCTATGGAAAATGGCAGTGCTTGGGCAAGGATGTCGCTCGGATGGAGCTTGAAAAGGTTGTATTCGAGGTAGGTCTTGTTTGGTAA
- a CDS encoding uncharacterized protein (EggNog:ENOG41~TransMembrane:1 (i12-32o)), producing MMDRFAGIPGYLVLFAGSLLAYFIAGRVIAWARLRSFRGPFLTNFTNWPHRKALLQQRCHEFYGEVCEKYGPIARVAPNILVTSSPDVWTHVNNSPGYKRSEWYYSACRIEYRRDNVFSQSDNAKHDYRRKQLAPGYSGRENLDMEDSIDQRLRDFLNLVKSRYISTTAKIVPMDLARKVQFFTLDVISAVGTGKTFGMLQRDADVEDFLQSSEEGLRIGNFAAALGFSWITQAPFIGRFIAPSAEDGKGFGRLMAACFRHVDERLQNPTDKKSDMLASFIRHGVIGDDLRSEALEQIVAGSDTTASGIRCVLLHVITNPRVYAKLQEEIDGAVRDGKAPQDGFITHTEAKQLPYLQATIREAMRVWPPVANIFSRDVPPEGDTVNIDGKDVFLPGGAYIGYSALAMHRSTEIYGDDAKAFRPERWFEDDKDKLATMLRTNELIFGYGKWQCLGKDVARMELEKVVFELLRNFDIALINPTKPWAAMNNLGLFTISDMWVQVMERGS from the exons ATGATGGACAGATTTGCCGGAATTCCAGGATACCTCGTCCTGTTCGCTGGCAGCCTCCTCGCATACTTCATCGCAGGGAGAGTCATTGCGTGGGCGAGACTGAGGTCCTTTCGCGGGCCCTTTTTGACCAATTTCACCAATTGGCCCCATAGAAAGGCTTTGCTTCAACAGAGATGCCATGAGTTTTATGGCGAGGTCTGTGAGAAATATG GCCCAATAGCAAGGGTTGCACCAAATATCTTGGTCACCTCGTCCCCGGACGTGTGGACACATGTAAACAACTCGCCTGGATATAAGCGTTCTGAATGGTACTATTCAGCTTGCCGCATCGAATACCGACGCGACAACGTCTTTTCGCAGTCCGACAACGCAAAGCATGATTATCGAAGAAAGCAACTGGCTCCGGGT TACTCGGGAAGAGAGAATCTCGACATGGAAGATTCCATTGACCAGCGTCTTCGGGATTTCCTCAACCTGGTAAAATCCAGGTACATTTCCACAACTGCCAAGATTGTGCCCATGGATTTAGCACGAAAAGTCCAATTCTTCACCCTGGACGTCATCAGCGCCGTGGGAACGGGCAAGACATTCGGCATGCTGCAAAGAGATGCCGACGTGGAGGATTTCCTCCAGTCAAGCGAGGAAGGACTCCGTATAGGCAACTTTGCGGCTGCTCTAGGCTTCAGCTGGATCACGCAGGCCCCTTTCATCGGCCGGTTCATAGCTCCGTCGGCAGAGGACGGCAAGGGCTTCGGCAGGCTGATGGCCGCGTGCTTCCGCCACGTTGACGAGCGGCTCCAGAACCCCACAGACAAGAAATCCGACATGCTGGCATCGTTTATCCGTCACGGCGTAATAGGCGACGACCTGCGCTCCGAGGCTCTCGAGCAGATCGTTGCCGGTTCCGACACCACTGCAAGCGGGATTCGATGTGTTTTGCTTCACGTCATAACAAATCCTCGGGTATACGCCAAGTTACAGGAAGAAATCGATGGAGCCGTTCGAGATGGCAAAGCGCCCCAAGACGGCTTTATTACTCACACCGAGGCAAAACAGCTCCCATACCTGCAAGCCACCATCCGTGAAGCGATGCGAGTCTGGCCCCCCGTCGCAAACATCTTCTCGCGAGACGTGCCACCCGAAGGAGACACCGTCAATATCGACGGCAAGGACGTGTTCTTACCCGGAGGCGCTTATATCGGGTATTCTGCGCTCGCAATGCACCGCAGCACTGAGATTTATGGCGACGACGCCAAGGCCTTTCGTCCAGAACGCTGGTTCGAAGATGACAAGGACAAGCTTGCCACCATGCTTCGTACAAACGAGTTGATTTTTGGCTATGGAAAATGGCAGTGCTTGGGCAAGGATGTCGCTCGGATGGAGCTTGAAAAGGTTGTATTCGAG CTCCTTCGTAACTTTGACATTGCCCTGATTAACCCGACGAAGCCGTGGGCGGCAATGAATAACCTTGGATTGTTTACCATCTCAGATATGTGGGTGCAGGTAATGGAGAGAGGGAGTTGA